The following is a genomic window from Gracilinanus agilis isolate LMUSP501 unplaced genomic scaffold, AgileGrace unplaced_scaffold54115, whole genome shotgun sequence.
CCTTGGCGCCAGGACCTCGGCGTGGCCAACTTTCCCCGCCAGCCTCCCCGCAAAGCCCCCCGGGAGCAGCGAGTGGCCGTCTGTGTCCTTCAGCAGCCGGGCTCCGAGACCGGCCTCTTCCTCCTGGTGCAGAGGCCAAAGTCAGGTATGGAGACCGGACACAGGCAGAGGGTCAGGGTCCAATCACTGAGCCGGACTCAGGCCCAGATTCACATCCTCTCCTGTCACTGGCCTGGGGACCTTGGCAAGTCCttgccttcctcagtttcctcccctttGCTTGGGACCCCCCCTCCTCTTTGGGGTGGAGGAAGCAGAGGAGGGAGGCCTGACGTGTCAGCCGCCATTTTCTCTCTGGCAGGCCTATTGGCCGGCCTCTGGGAGTTCCCCTCCGTGCCAGCCGAAGGCCCCGAGGCCCTCCAGCGCCAGGCCCTTGGGAAAGCCCTGAGGACCTGGGTGGATCGTCCCCTTCCCCTGAAGAGCCTGCGGCACCTGGGTGAGGTGAGCAGAGAGGCAAGAGGGGGGCCGGCATGGTGGGCCTCCTGCGGCCCCTGCTCACCCCCACTTTCCTCAGGTGGTCCATGTTTTCTCCCACATCCGACAGACCTACGTGGTGTATGGCCTGGCCCTGGCAGAACCCCTCCAGGGCCTTCCCCCCTCAGGTGCCCGCTGG
Proteins encoded in this region:
- the LOC123255926 gene encoding adenine DNA glycosylase-like, with translation WRQDLGVANFPRQPPRKAPREQRVAVCVLQQPGSETGLFLLVQRPKSGLLAGLWEFPSVPAEGPEALQRQALGKALRTWVDRPLPLKSLRHLGEVVHVFSHIRQTYVVYGLALAEPLQGLPPSGARWVTQTEFQAAAVPTAMKKVLRLFEGQRSGQGKASKRSQDSASSRQLTLNAFLKPTSTP